A stretch of Aphelocoma coerulescens isolate FSJ_1873_10779 chromosome 1A, UR_Acoe_1.0, whole genome shotgun sequence DNA encodes these proteins:
- the NFYB gene encoding nuclear transcription factor Y subunit beta codes for MDGDSSTTDASQLGIAGDYIGGSHYVIQPHDDTEDSMNDHEDTNGSKESFREQDIYLPIANVARIMKNAIPQTGKIAKDAKECVQECVSEFISFITSEASERCHQEKRKTINGEDILFAMSTLGFDSYVEPLKLYLQKFREAMKGEKGIGGTVTTADGLSEELTEEAFTNQLPAGLITTDGQQQNVMVYTTSYQQISGVQQIQFS; via the exons ATGGATGGTGACAGCTCCACAACAGATGCTTCTCAGTTAGGGATTGCTGGAGATTACATTGGTGGCAGTCACTACGTGATACAGCCTCATGATG ACACAGAAGACAGCATGAATGATCATGAAGATACAAATGGCTCAAAAGAGAGTTTTAGAGAACAAGATATATATCTTCCAATTGCAAATGTGGCAAGGATAATGAAAAATGCCATACCCCAAACAGGAAAG ATTGCTAAGGATGCAAAGGAATGTGTACAAGAGTGTGTAAGTGAATTCATCAGCTTTATAACATCAGAAGCAAGTGAGAGGTGTCaccaagagaaaagaaagaccaTCAATGGAGAGGATATTCTCTTTGCCATGTCTACCTTGGGGTTTGATAGCTATGTTGAACCTCTGAAGTTATACCTCCAAAAATTCAGAGAG GcaatgaaaggagaaaagggaattGGGGGAACAGTTACAACTGCAGACGGTCTAAGTGAGGAGCTCACAGAAGAAGCATTTA CTAACCAGTTGCCAGCAGGCTTAATAACCACAGATGGCCAACAGCAGAACGTTATGGTCTACACAACATCATATCAACAG atcTCTGGTGTTCAACAAATTCAGTTCTCATGA